A segment of the Streptomyces sp. Tu 2975 genome:
ATCGCCTTCGTGATGAAGATCGACCATCTTTCGTTCTCCGAGACGGTCGAGCGTCTCGCCGCCCAGGCGGGCATCACCCTGCGCTACGAGGAGGGCGGGTACAACCCCTCCCATCAGAGGGGCGAGCGGATCCGGCTCGTCGAGGCCCACAAGATCGCCGCGCAGTTCTACGTGGAGCAGCTGGACGGCCCCGAGGCCGAGATCGGCCGGAAGTTCCTCGCGGAGCGCGGTTTCGACCAGGCCGCCGCCCAGCACTTCGGCGTCGGCTACAGCCCGGCAGGCTGGGACCACCTCACCCGCTATCTGCGCGGCAAGGGGTTCAGCGACAAGGAGCTGACCCTCTCCGGACTGTCGCAGGAGGGCAGGCGCGGCCCCATCGACCGTTTCCGCGGCCGCCTGATGTGGCCGATCCGGGACATCACCGGGGAGGTCGTCGGCTTCGGCGCCCGTAAGCTCCGCGACGACGACAACGGCCCGAAGTACCTGAACACACCCGAGACGGCGATCTACAAGAAATCGCAGGTTCTGTACGGCATCGACCTAGCCAAGAAGGAGATCGCCCGCACCAGCACGGCCGTCGTCGTCGAGGGCTACACCGACGTCATGGCCTGCCACCTCGCCGGTGTCACCACCGCCATCGCCACCTGCGGCACGTCGTTCGGCGGCGATCACATCAAGATCCTCCGGCGGCTGCTGATGGACAATGCCACCGCCGAGGTGATCTTCACCTTCGACGGCGACGCGGCCGGCCAGAAGGCGGCACTGCGCGCCTTCGAGGACGACCAGAAGTTCGCGGCCGAGACGTCGATCGCGATCACACCCGGCGGGATGGACCCGTGCGAACTTCGGCTCGCGGAGGGCGACGAGTCGGTGCAGAAGCTCGTCGAGACGCGCACGCCCCTCTTCGAGTTCGCGATCCGGCAGATGGTGAGCCGCCACAACCTGGAGACTCCCGCCGGCCGCGCGGCAGCCCTCGACGAGGCCGCCCCGATCGTCGCCGGCATCAAGAACGTCGCCATCCAGCACGAGTCGGCCGTGCAACTGGCCGGCATCCTCGGCATCCTCGACACCCAGTTCGTCGTCAAGCGGGTCGCCCAGCTCGCCCGCTGGGCCCGCGACCGCGGCGGTGACCGCGGTGACCGCAGGGGCGGCCCCTCCAGGGCATCGCACCCCGCGCCCGGCGCGCCGGCCCAGGCCGCGTCGTCGGGCCCCGCGATCAATCTGCGCAGCCCCGCCCACCGCACCGAACGGGAACTGCTCAAGCTGGCCCTCCAGCACCCCGAGCTGGTCTCCCCGGCCTTCGACGCGTACGGCGTCGACGAGTTCACCGCCCCGCCGTACGCCGCGGTCCGCCGGACCATCGAGGAGGCGGGCGGCGCGGAGCAGGGCACCCGGGACACCTCCGGCTACCTGGCCCGCGTCCGCGAAGCCGCCCCCGACGACACGGTGCGCGCCCTGGTCACCGAGCTCGCCGTGGAGGCCGTGCACGCCCGCGCGGTCGACGAGGTGTACGCGGGCATGCAGCTCGTCCAGGTCCGTCTGCGCGCCGTCGACCGCCGCATCCGCGAGGTCCAGGGCACGATGGCCCGCCTGGGCGCAGGCGGCGACCCGGAGCGCTACGCGGCGGTGGCGAACGAGCTGTGGGTGCTCCAGCAGTACGCGCAGTCGCTGCGCAACCAGGGCGCGGCCGCGCT
Coding sequences within it:
- the dnaG gene encoding DNA primase, which translates into the protein MAGRINDDDVKAVRDAVPIDAVVSEYLQLRNAGGGNLKGLCPFHDEKSPSFQVSPSKGLFHCFGCQEGGDTIAFVMKIDHLSFSETVERLAAQAGITLRYEEGGYNPSHQRGERIRLVEAHKIAAQFYVEQLDGPEAEIGRKFLAERGFDQAAAQHFGVGYSPAGWDHLTRYLRGKGFSDKELTLSGLSQEGRRGPIDRFRGRLMWPIRDITGEVVGFGARKLRDDDNGPKYLNTPETAIYKKSQVLYGIDLAKKEIARTSTAVVVEGYTDVMACHLAGVTTAIATCGTSFGGDHIKILRRLLMDNATAEVIFTFDGDAAGQKAALRAFEDDQKFAAETSIAITPGGMDPCELRLAEGDESVQKLVETRTPLFEFAIRQMVSRHNLETPAGRAAALDEAAPIVAGIKNVAIQHESAVQLAGILGILDTQFVVKRVAQLARWARDRGGDRGDRRGGPSRASHPAPGAPAQAASSGPAINLRSPAHRTERELLKLALQHPELVSPAFDAYGVDEFTAPPYAAVRRTIEEAGGAEQGTRDTSGYLARVREAAPDDTVRALVTELAVEAVHARAVDEVYAGMQLVQVRLRAVDRRIREVQGTMARLGAGGDPERYAAVANELWVLQQYAQSLRNQGAAAL